One stretch of Ooceraea biroi isolate clonal line C1 chromosome 4, Obir_v5.4, whole genome shotgun sequence DNA includes these proteins:
- the LOC105280539 gene encoding regulator of G-protein signaling 17 isoform X3: protein MIEMSSGLGATAMGIGVSHGTGGEGVTGGCRLRAQNQGQASGSTMQHSNPQQSSQQQQQQSQQQQTPASQQQSQQQQRQTAGIMGRSKKDNCCLCWCCCCSCSRNKCLAAVGGNSTSTGGDQGKKKGNASDFPGAGNGLDGLDGHDANVECCSLEEVRAWGSSFDRLMKSAAGRSLFNEFLKSEYSEENIAFWMACEQLKRESNPKMIEEKANYIYNNHISIVSPKEVSLDSRVRDIVEGNMPTPTPHMFDEAQMQIYTLMHRDSYPRFVNSELYRKLAKLNNSVPPSPSSGQERSSSRTKRGAT from the exons ATGATAGAG ATGTCGAGCGGACTCGGTGCAACTGCAATGGGGATCGGCGTTAGCCACGGGACAGGCGGCGAGGGTGTAACTGGTGGTTGCCGCCTCCGTGCGCAGAACCAGGGCCAGGCCTCGGGCTCCACGATGCAGCACAGCAATCCGCAGCAATCGtcccagcagcagcaacagcagtcgcagcagcagcagacgCCCGCGTCGCAGCAGCAGTCACAGCAACAGCAACGCCAGACGGCCGGAATCATGGGCCGCTCAAAGAAGGACAACTGTTGCCTGTGCTGGTGCTGTTGCTGCAGTTGCTC TAGGAATAAATG TTTAGCGGCGGTGGGCGGAAACTCGACGAGCACCGGTGGCGATCAGGGCAAGAAGAAAGGCAACGCCAGCGACTTCCCAGGTGCCGGTAACGGTCTTGACGGACTCGATGGCCACGACGCCAATGTGGAGTGCTGCAGCTTGGAGGAGGTCCGAGCCTGGGGTTCGTCCTTTGACCGGCTGATGAAGAGCGCCGCCGGCCGCAGCCTCTTCAACGAGTTCCTCAAGAGCGAGTACAGCGAGGAGAACATCGCCTTCTGGATGGCCTGCGAGCAACTTAAGCGAGAAAGCAATCCCAAAATGATCGAGGAGAAGGCGAACTACATTTACAATAATCACATATCCATAGTTTCGCCAAAGGAA GTGAGCCTGGACTCGCGGGTACGGGACATAGTGGAAGGTAACATGCCTACGCCTACGCCGCACATGTTCGACGAGGCGCAGATGCAGATCTACACCCTCATGCACCGAGACTCGTATCCGCGTTTCGTCAACAGCGAGTTGTACCGGAAGCTGGCTAAACTGAACAATAGTGTCCCACCCAGCCCTAGCAGCGGGCAAGAGCGCAGTAGCAGCAGAACGAAGCGCGGGGCGACGTAA
- the LOC105280539 gene encoding regulator of G-protein signaling 17 isoform X4: protein MIEMSSGLGATAMGIGVSHGTGGEGVTGGCRLRAQNQGQASGSTMQHSNPQQSSQQQQQQSQQQQTPASQQQSQQQQRQTAGIMGRSKKDNCCLCWCCCCSCSNKCLAAVGGNSTSTGGDQGKKKGNASDFPGAGNGLDGLDGHDANVECCSLEEVRAWGSSFDRLMKSAAGRSLFNEFLKSEYSEENIAFWMACEQLKRESNPKMIEEKANYIYNNHISIVSPKEVSLDSRVRDIVEGNMPTPTPHMFDEAQMQIYTLMHRDSYPRFVNSELYRKLAKLNNSVPPSPSSGQERSSSRTKRGAT from the exons ATGATAGAG ATGTCGAGCGGACTCGGTGCAACTGCAATGGGGATCGGCGTTAGCCACGGGACAGGCGGCGAGGGTGTAACTGGTGGTTGCCGCCTCCGTGCGCAGAACCAGGGCCAGGCCTCGGGCTCCACGATGCAGCACAGCAATCCGCAGCAATCGtcccagcagcagcaacagcagtcgcagcagcagcagacgCCCGCGTCGCAGCAGCAGTCACAGCAACAGCAACGCCAGACGGCCGGAATCATGGGCCGCTCAAAGAAGGACAACTGTTGCCTGTGCTGGTGCTGTTGCTGCAGTTGCTC GAATAAATG TTTAGCGGCGGTGGGCGGAAACTCGACGAGCACCGGTGGCGATCAGGGCAAGAAGAAAGGCAACGCCAGCGACTTCCCAGGTGCCGGTAACGGTCTTGACGGACTCGATGGCCACGACGCCAATGTGGAGTGCTGCAGCTTGGAGGAGGTCCGAGCCTGGGGTTCGTCCTTTGACCGGCTGATGAAGAGCGCCGCCGGCCGCAGCCTCTTCAACGAGTTCCTCAAGAGCGAGTACAGCGAGGAGAACATCGCCTTCTGGATGGCCTGCGAGCAACTTAAGCGAGAAAGCAATCCCAAAATGATCGAGGAGAAGGCGAACTACATTTACAATAATCACATATCCATAGTTTCGCCAAAGGAA GTGAGCCTGGACTCGCGGGTACGGGACATAGTGGAAGGTAACATGCCTACGCCTACGCCGCACATGTTCGACGAGGCGCAGATGCAGATCTACACCCTCATGCACCGAGACTCGTATCCGCGTTTCGTCAACAGCGAGTTGTACCGGAAGCTGGCTAAACTGAACAATAGTGTCCCACCCAGCCCTAGCAGCGGGCAAGAGCGCAGTAGCAGCAGAACGAAGCGCGGGGCGACGTAA
- the LOC105280539 gene encoding regulator of G-protein signaling 17 isoform X1, whose product MIEMSSGLGATAMGIGVSHGTGGEGVTGGCRLRAQNQGQASGSTMQHSNPQQSSQQQQQQSQQQQTPASQQQSQQQQRQTAGIMGRSKKDNCCLCWCCCCSCSCRNKCLAAVGGNSTSTGGDQGKKKGNASDFPGAGNGLDGLDGHDANVECCSLEEVRAWGSSFDRLMKSAAGRSLFNEFLKSEYSEENIAFWMACEQLKRESNPKMIEEKANYIYNNHISIVSPKEVSLDSRVRDIVEGNMPTPTPHMFDEAQMQIYTLMHRDSYPRFVNSELYRKLAKLNNSVPPSPSSGQERSSSRTKRGAT is encoded by the exons ATGATAGAG ATGTCGAGCGGACTCGGTGCAACTGCAATGGGGATCGGCGTTAGCCACGGGACAGGCGGCGAGGGTGTAACTGGTGGTTGCCGCCTCCGTGCGCAGAACCAGGGCCAGGCCTCGGGCTCCACGATGCAGCACAGCAATCCGCAGCAATCGtcccagcagcagcaacagcagtcgcagcagcagcagacgCCCGCGTCGCAGCAGCAGTCACAGCAACAGCAACGCCAGACGGCCGGAATCATGGGCCGCTCAAAGAAGGACAACTGTTGCCTGTGCTGGTGCTGTTGCTGCAGTTGCTCGTG TAGGAATAAATG TTTAGCGGCGGTGGGCGGAAACTCGACGAGCACCGGTGGCGATCAGGGCAAGAAGAAAGGCAACGCCAGCGACTTCCCAGGTGCCGGTAACGGTCTTGACGGACTCGATGGCCACGACGCCAATGTGGAGTGCTGCAGCTTGGAGGAGGTCCGAGCCTGGGGTTCGTCCTTTGACCGGCTGATGAAGAGCGCCGCCGGCCGCAGCCTCTTCAACGAGTTCCTCAAGAGCGAGTACAGCGAGGAGAACATCGCCTTCTGGATGGCCTGCGAGCAACTTAAGCGAGAAAGCAATCCCAAAATGATCGAGGAGAAGGCGAACTACATTTACAATAATCACATATCCATAGTTTCGCCAAAGGAA GTGAGCCTGGACTCGCGGGTACGGGACATAGTGGAAGGTAACATGCCTACGCCTACGCCGCACATGTTCGACGAGGCGCAGATGCAGATCTACACCCTCATGCACCGAGACTCGTATCCGCGTTTCGTCAACAGCGAGTTGTACCGGAAGCTGGCTAAACTGAACAATAGTGTCCCACCCAGCCCTAGCAGCGGGCAAGAGCGCAGTAGCAGCAGAACGAAGCGCGGGGCGACGTAA
- the LOC105280539 gene encoding regulator of G-protein signaling 17 isoform X2, translating to MIEMSSGLGATAMGIGVSHGTGGEGVTGGCRLRAQNQGQASGSTMQHSNPQQSSQQQQQQSQQQQTPASQQQSQQQQRQTAGIMGRSKKDNCCLCWCCCCSCSWNKCLAAVGGNSTSTGGDQGKKKGNASDFPGAGNGLDGLDGHDANVECCSLEEVRAWGSSFDRLMKSAAGRSLFNEFLKSEYSEENIAFWMACEQLKRESNPKMIEEKANYIYNNHISIVSPKEVSLDSRVRDIVEGNMPTPTPHMFDEAQMQIYTLMHRDSYPRFVNSELYRKLAKLNNSVPPSPSSGQERSSSRTKRGAT from the exons ATGATAGAG ATGTCGAGCGGACTCGGTGCAACTGCAATGGGGATCGGCGTTAGCCACGGGACAGGCGGCGAGGGTGTAACTGGTGGTTGCCGCCTCCGTGCGCAGAACCAGGGCCAGGCCTCGGGCTCCACGATGCAGCACAGCAATCCGCAGCAATCGtcccagcagcagcaacagcagtcgcagcagcagcagacgCCCGCGTCGCAGCAGCAGTCACAGCAACAGCAACGCCAGACGGCCGGAATCATGGGCCGCTCAAAGAAGGACAACTGTTGCCTGTGCTGGTGCTGTTGCTGCAGTTGCTCGTG GAATAAATG TTTAGCGGCGGTGGGCGGAAACTCGACGAGCACCGGTGGCGATCAGGGCAAGAAGAAAGGCAACGCCAGCGACTTCCCAGGTGCCGGTAACGGTCTTGACGGACTCGATGGCCACGACGCCAATGTGGAGTGCTGCAGCTTGGAGGAGGTCCGAGCCTGGGGTTCGTCCTTTGACCGGCTGATGAAGAGCGCCGCCGGCCGCAGCCTCTTCAACGAGTTCCTCAAGAGCGAGTACAGCGAGGAGAACATCGCCTTCTGGATGGCCTGCGAGCAACTTAAGCGAGAAAGCAATCCCAAAATGATCGAGGAGAAGGCGAACTACATTTACAATAATCACATATCCATAGTTTCGCCAAAGGAA GTGAGCCTGGACTCGCGGGTACGGGACATAGTGGAAGGTAACATGCCTACGCCTACGCCGCACATGTTCGACGAGGCGCAGATGCAGATCTACACCCTCATGCACCGAGACTCGTATCCGCGTTTCGTCAACAGCGAGTTGTACCGGAAGCTGGCTAAACTGAACAATAGTGTCCCACCCAGCCCTAGCAGCGGGCAAGAGCGCAGTAGCAGCAGAACGAAGCGCGGGGCGACGTAA